The Nitrospinaceae bacterium genome includes a window with the following:
- the yceG gene encoding aminodeoxychorismate lyase, with the protein MSGFKKFAFGSIGAVLVIFWIVGGFFYYLATHSVSEEFHPEIVNIAPGMTLKKISTSLEDKHLIRSSISFQLLAHLQKKQGQIQVGEYELSPSMTPGEILLKVTSGKTVLHAATIPEGYRITEIAALLAERGLANREEFIRQTQDNELIQSSGIPGNSLEGYLFPETYHFSRNTPEQKIVQKMLKTFKEQVATADVKNRAKALNLTFHQIITLASLIEKETGVDEERKIISSVFHNRLKKDMRLQTDPTVIYAISNFDGNIRKKDLSIDSPYNTYKYKGLPPGPIASPGLKSIVAALNPDDTNYLYFVSRKNGSHQFSSTLMEHNRAVQKYQLRRIANRGRP; encoded by the coding sequence ATGAGCGGATTTAAAAAATTTGCTTTCGGTTCTATTGGAGCGGTGCTTGTCATTTTCTGGATTGTGGGCGGCTTTTTTTACTATTTGGCAACCCATTCGGTCTCTGAAGAATTTCACCCTGAAATTGTCAACATTGCTCCAGGGATGACGCTGAAGAAAATCTCCACTTCTTTAGAGGACAAACATCTCATCCGCAGTTCCATTTCATTTCAGCTTCTGGCGCACTTGCAAAAAAAGCAGGGTCAAATTCAGGTGGGCGAATATGAATTGTCGCCTTCCATGACCCCCGGGGAAATATTGCTGAAAGTCACGTCGGGCAAGACCGTCCTGCACGCCGCCACCATCCCGGAAGGCTACCGGATTACAGAGATTGCCGCGCTTCTGGCGGAACGGGGGCTGGCCAACCGGGAAGAGTTCATCCGCCAGACCCAGGACAATGAATTGATTCAATCCAGCGGCATACCGGGAAATTCCCTGGAAGGCTATTTGTTCCCGGAAACCTACCACTTTAGCAGGAATACCCCGGAACAAAAGATCGTACAGAAAATGCTGAAAACATTTAAAGAGCAGGTTGCGACCGCAGATGTTAAAAACCGGGCAAAGGCCTTAAACCTGACGTTCCACCAGATCATCACCCTTGCGTCTCTCATTGAAAAAGAAACCGGTGTCGATGAAGAGAGAAAAATCATTTCGTCCGTCTTTCACAACCGCTTGAAAAAAGACATGCGCCTGCAAACCGATCCGACGGTTATTTACGCCATCAGCAATTTTGACGGCAACATCCGCAAAAAAGATCTTTCCATCGACTCGCCTTACAACACTTATAAATATAAAGGATTGCCTCCCGGACCGATCGCCAGCCCCGGCCTCAAATCGATCGTTGCGGCCTTGAACCCGGACGACACCAACTATCTTTATTTCGTATCGCGAAAGAATGGCAGTCACCAGTTCTCTTCGACTCTAATGGAGCACAACCGCGCCGTTCAAAAGTATCAGTTGCGGCGCATCGCCAACCGCGGCCGCCCTTGA
- the gmk gene encoding guanylate kinase: protein MSPSSQTPPFSKGEGIALVLSAPSGTGKTTVLKRLMEKRPGIRFTVSHTTRSPRKDEIEGEHYFFISEAEFHEKMERGDFIEWAKISSNFYGTAFDSINDYKKKGHDFILELDVQGAESLRKLNFPGVFVFILPPSIEELSARLTNRNTESQEKINLRLQTGLREIKQCLSYDYILINREVEETVDNLIAIIKAEKCRPACFTPPSQDIQALLDK, encoded by the coding sequence ATGAGTCCTTCTTCTCAAACACCGCCGTTTTCTAAAGGGGAAGGAATCGCCCTAGTGCTCTCCGCCCCTTCCGGCACGGGCAAGACCACCGTCTTAAAACGCTTGATGGAAAAACGGCCCGGCATCCGGTTCACCGTTTCCCACACCACCCGCTCACCACGCAAAGATGAAATCGAGGGTGAACATTATTTTTTTATTTCGGAAGCGGAATTCCATGAAAAAATGGAACGGGGAGATTTTATCGAATGGGCCAAAATTTCCAGCAATTTTTATGGGACGGCTTTCGATTCGATCAACGATTATAAAAAAAAGGGGCACGATTTTATCCTGGAGTTGGACGTGCAAGGAGCCGAATCTCTACGCAAACTCAATTTCCCCGGAGTGTTCGTTTTTATTTTGCCGCCTTCCATTGAGGAATTATCGGCCCGCCTGACAAACCGGAACACCGAGTCCCAGGAAAAAATCAACCTGCGACTTCAAACCGGGTTGAGAGAAATCAAACAGTGCCTCAGCTACGACTACATATTGATCAACCGTGAAGTGGAGGAAACCGTTGACAATCTCATCGCGATCATCAAAGCGGAAAAATGCCGGCCCGCTTGCTTCACGCCTCCATCCCAGGATATTCAAGCTTTATTGGATAAATAA
- a CDS encoding histidinol phosphate phosphatase: MNLTKAKDTALTYLESAETEILKWFRKDFSVEKKADLSPVTIADRNAEEILRGKIKRDFPGHGIIGEEFGEENSTAEWVWTIDPIDGTRSFIRGLPLFASMIALLHHGEPVMGIISLPALGETSWAVKGEGAYCGKIPLKASSCKNLSKAFAATADLYCFRKKKCANLFARLSREVDIIRTYPDAFGHLMAARGAVDVMVDPLAYIWDYAPCKIMVEEAGGKFANFSGNRASIHEETAISGNPHLVQQVRKLYNESKKKKG; this comes from the coding sequence ATGAATTTGACGAAAGCTAAAGACACCGCTTTGACCTATCTGGAATCCGCTGAAACGGAAATTTTAAAATGGTTCCGCAAAGATTTTTCAGTTGAGAAAAAAGCCGACCTGAGCCCTGTGACCATCGCCGATCGAAACGCAGAAGAAATTCTGCGCGGTAAAATCAAAAGAGATTTTCCCGGTCACGGGATCATCGGCGAAGAGTTCGGCGAAGAAAACAGTACGGCGGAATGGGTCTGGACCATCGACCCCATCGACGGAACCCGGTCATTCATAAGAGGGCTTCCCTTGTTTGCATCCATGATCGCTCTTCTTCATCACGGGGAACCCGTCATGGGCATCATTTCCCTTCCCGCTTTAGGAGAAACCTCCTGGGCCGTAAAAGGTGAAGGCGCCTATTGCGGCAAAATTCCTCTGAAGGCGTCTTCTTGCAAAAACTTATCCAAAGCCTTCGCCGCCACCGCCGACCTTTATTGCTTCCGTAAAAAAAAATGCGCCAACCTGTTTGCCAGGTTGAGCCGTGAAGTCGATATCATCCGAACCTATCCCGACGCTTTTGGGCATCTCATGGCGGCAAGAGGAGCCGTGGATGTCATGGTAGACCCCTTGGCTTATATCTGGGATTATGCGCCGTGCAAAATTATGGTTGAAGAAGCGGGAGGAAAGTTCGCGAACTTTTCCGGAAACCGAGCCAGCATTCACGAAGAAACCGCGATTTCCGGAAACCCGCATTTAGTCCAACAGGTGCGAAAGTTATATAACGAAAGTAAAAAGAAAAAGGGGTGA
- a CDS encoding UPF0102 protein has product MTKQRLDFGKKGEKAAASFLKKQGYRILKKNFSTAIGEIDIIAEQKGVLVFIEVKSRVDEAFGHPSMAVTPAKQKKITQTAQSFLANNKVKDREIRFDVVSVLPAPEDPGSLQVEVLADAFRV; this is encoded by the coding sequence ATGACAAAACAGCGTCTGGATTTTGGCAAGAAGGGTGAAAAAGCCGCGGCTTCTTTTTTAAAAAAGCAGGGTTACCGAATTTTGAAAAAAAATTTTAGCACGGCTATTGGGGAAATCGATATTATTGCCGAACAAAAAGGGGTTTTAGTTTTTATCGAGGTCAAATCGCGGGTGGACGAAGCCTTCGGACATCCTTCGATGGCTGTCACTCCAGCGAAGCAGAAAAAAATAACCCAGACCGCGCAGTCCTTCCTTGCCAACAATAAGGTGAAAGACCGGGAAATTCGTTTTGACGTGGTCTCCGTGCTTCCCGCTCCGGAAGACCCCGGTTCCTTGCAGGTGGAAGTGCTTGCAGACGCTTTTCGCGTTTAA
- a CDS encoding ethanolamine utilization protein EutD: MKKNNLLLYLMLAGIAAGIVCGWSFGQEMLAVAWIGEIFLNLLKMLVIPLIVSSMIVGISGLGDVRKVGKTGAITLIYFMCTTAISVSLGLIVVNLIKPGVGVEMVSEGLPERIAEKEAIGFTDILESFVSDNLVRSMAEMEILPIILFSLVLGGVLTTLGDKGKPVIVFFDGMNEAIMKVVHLVMYVAPLGVFALVASKLGAAGGGDLFLAEIMKVGKYALTVVVGLLLHATVVLPLILVLITRRNPLTYLKNASEAVTTAFSTASSSATLPVTIECAEERNKVSRKASLFVLPLGATVNMDGTALYESVAALFIAQMFGIHLGFGEQMIVFLTATLAAVGAAGIPEAGLVTMVMVLHAVGLPLEGIGMLLSIDWFLDRLRTATNVWGDSIGAAVVDNLEEKYVQGGIKT; encoded by the coding sequence ATGAAAAAAAATAATTTGCTTTTGTATCTGATGCTGGCCGGAATCGCCGCTGGAATAGTATGCGGCTGGTCTTTTGGCCAGGAAATGCTGGCGGTTGCCTGGATTGGGGAGATTTTTCTAAACCTTCTTAAGATGCTGGTGATTCCTCTGATCGTTTCTTCGATGATCGTTGGAATATCCGGATTGGGCGATGTCCGCAAAGTGGGAAAGACCGGAGCCATCACTCTCATCTATTTTATGTGCACCACTGCCATCTCCGTGAGTCTGGGATTGATTGTGGTGAATCTCATCAAGCCGGGAGTGGGTGTGGAGATGGTTTCGGAAGGACTTCCTGAAAGAATTGCCGAAAAGGAGGCGATCGGCTTCACCGATATCCTGGAAAGTTTTGTTTCGGACAACCTGGTGCGCTCGATGGCTGAGATGGAAATTCTTCCCATCATACTTTTTTCCCTGGTGCTGGGCGGGGTGCTCACCACCCTGGGAGACAAAGGAAAACCGGTCATCGTTTTTTTCGACGGGATGAACGAAGCCATCATGAAGGTGGTCCATTTGGTCATGTACGTGGCGCCTTTGGGGGTGTTTGCGTTGGTTGCTTCTAAATTGGGGGCGGCGGGGGGAGGGGACCTTTTTCTTGCTGAGATCATGAAAGTGGGAAAGTATGCGTTGACGGTGGTCGTGGGCCTGTTGTTGCACGCGACGGTGGTTCTGCCTCTGATTCTTGTGCTCATCACCCGGAGAAACCCGCTGACTTATTTAAAAAACGCCAGCGAAGCGGTGACCACGGCGTTTTCCACGGCGAGCAGTTCCGCGACTTTGCCGGTGACGATAGAATGCGCCGAGGAGAGGAACAAGGTTTCCCGCAAGGCGTCGTTATTTGTTCTTCCTCTGGGGGCGACGGTGAATATGGATGGGACGGCTTTGTATGAGTCGGTTGCGGCCCTGTTCATTGCGCAGATGTTCGGAATCCATCTGGGATTCGGGGAGCAAATGATCGTTTTTCTGACCGCCACCCTGGCGGCAGTTGGGGCTGCGGGGATTCCTGAAGCCGGTCTGGTCACGATGGTCATGGTGTTGCACGCCGTTGGCTTGCCTTTGGAAGGGATTGGGATGTTGCTGTCCATCGACTGGTTTCTTGACCGGCTCCGTACTGCTACCAATGTCTGGGGTGATTCCATAGGAGCTGCCGTGGTGGATAACTTGGAAGAGAAATATGTCCAAGGGGGGATAAAAACGTGA
- the yicC gene encoding hypothetical protein, whose amino-acid sequence MLKSMTGFGRYESENGDFSCKAEIRSVNNRYIEINARVPKSLMTLEAALKKRIKSRCARGSFDLNISFDKNNGNSGDQILQPNLALAKQYRQVFDQIKKHLELQDEIDISLILSMKDVVKVEPVALDPSREELILNTVDEALSFLIKMREEEGENLQTDILFRLDSIEKHGEAIKARQSEAVNAYKERLAERIKVLSDGVEADPLRLAQETAIMADRCDVTEEVIRLESHIKQFRSLIKSKDPIGRKLEFLTQEINRETNTVGSKTIDSEVSQRVIEIKSDLEKIREQLQNIE is encoded by the coding sequence ATGCTGAAAAGTATGACCGGGTTTGGCCGGTACGAATCGGAAAACGGCGATTTCTCCTGTAAAGCGGAGATTCGCTCCGTCAACAACCGTTACATTGAAATAAACGCCCGGGTGCCAAAATCCCTGATGACCCTGGAGGCGGCGCTCAAAAAACGCATCAAGTCGCGTTGCGCCAGGGGATCGTTTGATCTTAATATTTCATTCGACAAAAACAACGGCAACTCGGGAGATCAGATCCTGCAACCCAACCTGGCCCTAGCCAAACAATACAGACAAGTATTTGATCAAATAAAAAAACATCTTGAGTTGCAAGATGAGATCGATATCAGTTTAATATTATCCATGAAGGATGTGGTCAAGGTCGAACCGGTGGCTCTCGACCCGTCGCGGGAGGAGTTGATCCTCAACACCGTGGATGAAGCCCTCTCTTTCCTCATCAAAATGCGGGAAGAAGAGGGAGAAAACCTGCAAACGGATATTTTGTTCCGCCTGGATTCCATCGAAAAACACGGAGAGGCCATCAAGGCGCGTCAATCGGAAGCCGTCAACGCTTATAAAGAGCGCCTCGCGGAACGAATAAAAGTTTTAAGCGATGGAGTGGAAGCCGATCCCTTACGCCTTGCTCAGGAAACAGCCATCATGGCGGACCGTTGTGACGTCACCGAAGAAGTCATTCGCCTGGAAAGTCACATCAAACAGTTCAGGAGTCTTATAAAATCCAAAGACCCCATTGGACGAAAGCTGGAATTTCTCACCCAGGAAATCAACCGGGAAACCAACACCGTCGGCTCCAAAACCATCGACTCCGAGGTTTCCCAAAGGGTGATAGAAATTAAAAGCGATCTGGAGAAAATCAGAGAGCAGTTGCAAAATATTGAATAA
- the gltA_2 gene encoding citrate synthase, with protein sequence MGETVKLSYQGKTYEFPVVVGTCGEKAFDISTLRSDTGLITFDPGFLSTGSCESTITHLEGDKGILLYRGIPIEQLAEKSTFVETAYLLIYGNLPTQKELDVFHHHITYHSMLHESIKNFYDGFPNNPHPMAVTSAVVGSLATFYENQLNVRDEREIEITIHRLIAKLPTIAAYSYKKSIGQPLPYPDNSLGYASNFLKMMFGTPCEPYKVDPLAAKALDVLLIVHADHEQNCSTSTVRLVGSSMCNLFASVSAGIYALWGPLHGGANQAVIEMLQEIHEGEGDVKKYIEKAKDPEDSFRLMGFGHRVYKNFDPRSRIIKKLAHQILAKLGTREPLLEIALELEEFATKDEYFLEKKLYPNVDFYSGIIYKALNFPVNMFPVLFAMGRLPGWIAQWKELQEDKNFKIGRPRQIYKGEARRDYVPLEQRK encoded by the coding sequence ATGGGAGAAACTGTCAAACTCAGCTATCAGGGAAAGACGTATGAATTTCCAGTAGTCGTGGGAACCTGCGGAGAAAAAGCCTTCGACATTTCCACCTTGCGTTCCGACACGGGTCTGATCACCTTTGATCCAGGCTTTCTCAGCACCGGGTCTTGTGAGAGCACGATCACTCATCTGGAAGGCGATAAAGGTATCTTATTGTACCGGGGTATTCCTATCGAACAACTGGCGGAAAAAAGCACTTTCGTTGAAACCGCCTACCTTCTGATTTATGGCAACCTGCCCACGCAAAAAGAGCTGGATGTTTTTCATCATCACATCACCTATCACTCCATGCTCCACGAATCGATCAAAAACTTTTATGACGGTTTTCCCAACAATCCCCATCCCATGGCCGTGACCAGCGCGGTAGTCGGCTCCCTGGCGACGTTTTACGAAAATCAGCTGAACGTCCGCGACGAACGAGAGATTGAAATCACCATCCATCGTCTCATCGCCAAATTACCGACCATCGCCGCCTACAGTTACAAGAAATCCATCGGCCAGCCTCTGCCCTATCCGGACAACTCTTTAGGCTACGCCAGCAATTTTTTGAAAATGATGTTTGGCACTCCCTGCGAACCTTACAAAGTGGATCCTTTGGCCGCAAAAGCCCTGGACGTTTTGTTGATCGTTCATGCCGATCACGAGCAAAATTGCTCAACCAGCACCGTCCGGTTGGTTGGAAGCTCCATGTGCAACCTGTTCGCCTCCGTCTCCGCGGGGATATACGCCCTTTGGGGTCCCCTGCATGGCGGCGCCAACCAGGCAGTCATCGAAATGCTGCAGGAAATTCACGAAGGTGAAGGAGACGTTAAAAAGTATATTGAAAAAGCCAAGGACCCAGAAGATTCCTTTCGACTGATGGGGTTCGGTCACCGCGTCTACAAGAACTTCGACCCCAGAAGCCGCATCATAAAAAAGCTGGCGCATCAAATACTCGCCAAATTGGGAACCAGGGAACCGTTACTGGAAATCGCCCTGGAACTGGAAGAGTTCGCCACTAAAGACGAATATTTTCTGGAGAAGAAGCTCTACCCCAATGTGGATTTTTATTCAGGGATCATTTACAAAGCGCTCAACTTTCCCGTCAATATGTTTCCGGTGTTATTTGCCATGGGGCGTCTGCCCGGCTGGATCGCGCAATGGAAGGAATTGCAGGAAGACAAAAATTTCAAGATCGGACGGCCCCGGCAAATCTACAAAGGCGAAGCGCGTCGGGATTATGTGCCGCTGGAACAAAGAAAATAA
- the hisC gene encoding histidinol-phosphate aminotransferase — MATVDLTNLVREKVKSLKAYQVENFDCEIKLHANENPFPPPAELLRQFDESLKEIQLNRYPDPDCLRLKAAITEVNGFPAESLVIGNGSDELLHLILQIFCDAGESYSYPDPTFGMYSIIGKGMGLVPQPFPLKENWDFNGDDFLKFLNEKKARVVFFSYPNNPTGNCYSAKEIEKVIENFQGIVVLDEAYFDFAHKTFCQSIKEHNNLIVLRSLSKIGLAGLRVGYGIANPLIIDQINKVRLPYNSNTVSQEFATRLLNNFAPVQEQIDVILRERDRLIEGLSQLDFITVFPTDSNFILFRVHDDGDKLFKQLMKNGILVRNLSAHPLLKNCLRITGGTAKENDRFLAQLGKIGGTGNG, encoded by the coding sequence ATGGCAACTGTCGATCTCACAAATTTGGTCCGCGAAAAAGTAAAGTCCCTCAAAGCCTACCAGGTGGAGAATTTCGACTGCGAGATCAAATTGCACGCCAACGAAAACCCGTTTCCGCCACCCGCAGAATTGTTAAGGCAGTTTGATGAAAGTTTGAAGGAGATTCAACTGAACCGTTATCCCGACCCGGACTGCCTGCGATTGAAAGCGGCCATCACGGAAGTCAACGGCTTTCCCGCAGAATCTCTGGTTATCGGCAACGGGTCCGACGAACTCCTTCATCTGATTCTGCAAATTTTTTGCGACGCAGGGGAATCCTATTCTTATCCCGACCCGACCTTTGGAATGTACTCCATCATCGGCAAGGGCATGGGGCTCGTTCCCCAGCCTTTCCCTTTGAAAGAAAACTGGGACTTTAACGGCGATGATTTTTTGAAATTTCTGAACGAGAAAAAAGCCCGGGTGGTATTTTTCAGTTACCCCAACAATCCCACTGGAAACTGTTATTCCGCAAAAGAAATTGAAAAAGTCATCGAAAATTTTCAGGGAATCGTCGTTCTGGATGAAGCCTATTTTGACTTCGCCCATAAAACGTTTTGCCAATCCATCAAAGAGCACAACAATCTGATCGTTCTGAGAAGTTTGTCCAAAATCGGCCTGGCGGGGTTGCGAGTCGGTTATGGGATCGCCAACCCCCTGATCATCGACCAGATCAACAAAGTCCGCCTGCCGTACAATTCCAACACCGTCTCCCAGGAATTTGCCACCCGGCTGTTGAACAATTTTGCGCCGGTTCAGGAGCAAATCGACGTTATTTTACGGGAGCGGGACCGCCTGATTGAGGGTCTTTCGCAACTGGATTTTATAACCGTGTTTCCGACGGATTCCAATTTCATCTTGTTTCGGGTCCACGACGACGGCGATAAACTGTTTAAACAATTGATGAAAAACGGCATTCTGGTGCGTAATTTATCGGCCCATCCCCTGCTAAAAAACTGTTTGCGGATCACCGGCGGCACGGCAAAAGAAAATGACCGATTTTTGGCCCAATTGGGTAAAATAGGTGGTACGGGAAACGGATGA
- a CDS encoding spermidine synthase produces the protein MIYEVVWTRLLTLVMGNTHYSIATVLTTFMGGLALGSFVGGRIIDRRFNPLALYALLEVAIGLYCLAIPSLIDWAFPLFKSIYLSSETSYSVSSFYRFLVCAAILIIPTSFMGATLPVLSKFVSREPDLIGQDVGTLYAVNTFGAVFGAFTSAFIFMRLWGVSATIELAAAFNIGIAGIIFLIFRPGLNRAQKPSSADGEIRSEKISFKERFILLGFGVSGFCALVYQITWNRILSLLLGSSVYAFSLILTIFILGLALGTVFFARWVTRFKDLLKVFGFLQIGIAASALLALPFFGEIPFVNRWVYQNWDVDFAVVQWSNFLIIFSLLFVPTFFMGGQFPVVVKLLTHGLSNLGRDVGRVYASNTVGTIVGSFLGGFLMVPVLGIQNSVLTAVFINVALAAVLLLFSSSLSSRLKMYGVPLMVILCVLGGRSVDAWDKAVISSGSFMPYRIKDLQEAELKANKILFYMEGTHTTVTTELAVSGNIFLRVNGKTDASLALDMRTQLLSGYLPMIFQENPQTALVIGQGSGITLGAVEQFPVKEIDLVEISSAVIEGSRYFGPFNHQALNDERLKVILEDGRNHVALSDKKYDVIISEPSNPWISGVGALFTLDFFNLLKDRLSPNGVACIWVHTNMSPESFKSITRSFTEVFPHVTMWESIVGDDYLLIGSSESYGLPYEEVEKLLARDAVARDLKRIGIKSVRDLFSLMIMDRDQIIKFSGDAPLHTDDNSLLEFNAPKYIYRDERDVLVRQLTPYIKVVPAFIKFSSSDDGKTREALKELSTVDRSESQVAEIKRRARIDQLLDLARKEVNSGNFMKAIGYYDDLLRLDPDNVMTHLNRGNVFNALNRYDEAERAYQKSLALNPYYVFGSVALSKLYISTGRAEAAAEVLEKVLEWYAGDSEVRLYLGLAYSLQKQSQRALKEMEKALELNPDFLPAHYYLGIQYQGIDLRKSKKHLRTFLSQADAKQGNQKMILTAQKILKKL, from the coding sequence TTGATCTACGAGGTGGTCTGGACGCGTTTGTTGACCCTGGTCATGGGCAACACGCATTATTCAATCGCCACGGTTCTCACCACCTTCATGGGGGGCCTGGCGCTTGGAAGTTTTGTGGGCGGGCGGATCATTGATCGCCGTTTCAATCCCCTCGCTTTGTACGCCCTGCTCGAAGTGGCTATCGGATTATACTGTCTGGCCATTCCCAGTCTCATCGATTGGGCGTTTCCTTTGTTCAAATCCATCTATCTCAGTTCGGAAACCTCCTACTCGGTATCCAGTTTTTACCGTTTTTTAGTCTGCGCGGCCATTCTTATCATACCCACTTCCTTTATGGGAGCCACGCTTCCGGTGCTCAGCAAATTTGTGTCCAGGGAACCGGATTTGATCGGCCAGGATGTTGGCACCTTGTACGCGGTCAATACTTTTGGCGCTGTCTTCGGAGCTTTCACCAGCGCGTTCATTTTTATGCGGCTCTGGGGAGTCAGTGCGACTATTGAGCTTGCGGCGGCCTTCAATATCGGGATCGCCGGCATTATTTTTCTTATTTTCCGACCCGGTCTAAACCGTGCGCAAAAACCGTCATCTGCGGATGGAGAAATCAGGTCGGAAAAAATTTCTTTTAAAGAACGGTTCATCCTGCTTGGGTTTGGGGTTTCCGGTTTCTGTGCTTTGGTTTATCAGATCACCTGGAACCGGATTTTATCTCTGCTTTTGGGATCATCGGTTTATGCGTTCAGCCTGATTCTGACGATATTCATTCTCGGTCTGGCGTTGGGAACGGTTTTCTTTGCACGCTGGGTGACGCGCTTCAAAGACCTGCTTAAAGTTTTTGGTTTTCTGCAAATAGGAATTGCGGCTTCGGCTCTTTTGGCTCTGCCTTTTTTCGGAGAAATTCCTTTTGTGAACCGGTGGGTGTACCAGAACTGGGATGTTGATTTCGCGGTGGTGCAGTGGTCGAATTTTTTGATTATTTTTTCATTGCTGTTTGTCCCCACTTTTTTTATGGGAGGGCAGTTTCCGGTTGTCGTGAAACTTTTAACCCATGGGCTTTCCAACCTGGGACGCGATGTTGGACGGGTTTATGCGTCCAACACGGTGGGAACCATCGTCGGTTCCTTTCTTGGCGGGTTTCTCATGGTGCCGGTGCTGGGCATCCAGAACTCCGTTTTGACGGCGGTTTTTATCAATGTTGCGCTGGCGGCTGTCCTGCTCCTGTTTTCTTCCAGCTTGAGTTCGCGACTGAAGATGTATGGCGTGCCGCTCATGGTGATCCTTTGTGTGCTGGGAGGCCGCAGCGTCGACGCCTGGGATAAAGCCGTTATTTCGAGCGGGTCTTTCATGCCCTACCGGATCAAGGATTTGCAGGAAGCGGAACTGAAGGCCAACAAGATCCTCTTTTATATGGAAGGAACCCACACCACGGTGACCACGGAACTCGCCGTATCGGGAAATATTTTTCTGCGCGTCAATGGTAAAACCGATGCCTCGCTGGCGCTGGACATGCGGACTCAGCTGCTCTCGGGGTATTTGCCCATGATTTTCCAGGAGAACCCGCAAACGGCCCTGGTGATCGGGCAGGGAAGCGGGATCACTCTGGGAGCCGTCGAACAGTTTCCCGTGAAGGAGATCGATCTGGTCGAGATTTCTTCCGCCGTGATAGAAGGGTCGCGTTATTTCGGCCCGTTCAATCATCAGGCTCTGAACGATGAACGATTGAAGGTGATTCTGGAAGATGGCCGCAATCATGTGGCCTTGAGCGACAAAAAATACGACGTTATCATATCCGAGCCTTCCAACCCCTGGATCTCCGGTGTGGGCGCGTTGTTCACCCTTGATTTTTTTAATTTGCTCAAGGACCGGTTGAGCCCAAACGGGGTGGCCTGCATTTGGGTGCATACGAATATGTCGCCCGAAAGTTTTAAATCCATCACCAGGTCCTTTACGGAAGTTTTTCCCCACGTGACCATGTGGGAATCCATTGTCGGGGACGATTATCTTTTGATCGGTTCCTCTGAGAGCTACGGCCTGCCGTATGAAGAGGTTGAAAAATTACTAGCCAGGGACGCCGTCGCGCGGGACCTCAAACGCATCGGCATTAAAAGTGTGAGGGACTTATTCAGTCTGATGATCATGGACCGCGATCAGATCATTAAATTCAGCGGCGACGCTCCCCTTCATACGGATGACAACTCTCTTCTGGAGTTCAATGCTCCCAAATACATTTACCGGGATGAACGGGATGTTCTGGTACGGCAATTGACACCCTATATAAAGGTGGTCCCGGCGTTCATTAAATTCAGTTCTTCCGATGACGGAAAAACAAGGGAGGCTCTTAAAGAGTTGTCCACCGTGGATCGCTCGGAAAGCCAGGTGGCTGAGATCAAGCGCCGCGCCAGAATCGACCAACTTCTGGATCTGGCAAGGAAAGAAGTGAATTCGGGCAATTTCATGAAGGCCATCGGTTATTATGATGATCTCCTGCGATTGGACCCCGACAATGTGATGACTCATTTGAACCGGGGGAATGTGTTCAACGCTCTCAACCGTTATGATGAAGCGGAAAGGGCCTATCAAAAATCTTTAGCACTCAATCCGTATTATGTTTTTGGCTCGGTGGCTCTCAGTAAGCTTTATATATCAACAGGCAGAGCCGAAGCCGCCGCGGAGGTTTTAGAGAAGGTGCTCGAATGGTATGCTGGGGACAGTGAAGTCCGGCTTTATTTGGGATTGGCGTATTCGCTGCAAAAACAATCTCAACGAGCCCTCAAGGAAATGGAAAAAGCGCTGGAGTTGAACCCGGATTTTTTGCCGGCGCATTATTACCTGGGCATTCAGTATCAAGGCATCGATTTAAGAAAATCGAAAAAGCATTTGCGGACGTTTTTATCCCAGGCGGACGCCAAACAGGGGAATCAGAAAATGATTCTCACGGCTCAGAAAATTTTAAAGAAACTTTGA